In the genome of Paenibacillus sp. FSL R5-0766, one region contains:
- a CDS encoding YheC/YheD family protein, which translates to MSSPVLGIMTLYLNEHRALEERSVYRRMILEGRKRGLDIYVFTPADVHPGGKQIEAMVFHEGKGWSREWRSFPDLIFDRCRIQRNRRFQQLLAFREKYGHLLFLNRPLRNKWTIHQTLLQKANFREHLPETALFQDMSDVNRMLKVSSLVYLKPINGTGGRGILRIERSSSEANTVLVQGRDQKRRIITPRKVHLSRLGALLQHWNMKDKYLVQKGIQLQLPNGRVHDYRMLVQKNGEGQWELTGCAGRMGAEKSVTSNLHGGGQAIAMNRLMKQWIEDDDLRAEINTTAETFGIDVASFLEDTYGDLCELALDLAIDRSGRIYLLEVNPKPAREVFARIGERDIYYKAITQPLEYALYVYRNRPPGMSRKPAIPRPVSQKSTRVKRKRKLK; encoded by the coding sequence GTGTCCTCACCTGTTCTGGGCATTATGACGTTGTACTTAAATGAACATCGCGCTCTTGAAGAACGAAGCGTCTATCGCAGAATGATTCTTGAAGGGCGCAAGCGGGGACTCGATATCTATGTATTCACACCAGCCGACGTACACCCCGGCGGCAAACAAATTGAAGCCATGGTTTTTCATGAGGGAAAAGGCTGGTCCAGGGAGTGGCGATCATTCCCGGACCTGATCTTTGATCGCTGCCGGATTCAGCGTAACCGAAGGTTCCAGCAATTGCTGGCTTTTCGTGAGAAATATGGGCATCTGCTCTTTCTGAACAGGCCACTGCGCAATAAATGGACCATTCACCAGACCCTTTTGCAAAAAGCCAACTTTCGTGAACACCTGCCGGAAACCGCTCTATTTCAGGATATGTCCGATGTAAACCGGATGCTCAAAGTTTCTTCCCTGGTCTATCTCAAACCCATTAATGGAACAGGCGGACGTGGTATTCTGCGCATTGAACGCAGCAGTAGTGAGGCTAATACGGTGCTTGTTCAGGGGCGGGATCAGAAGCGCCGTATCATCACTCCACGTAAAGTTCATTTATCACGACTTGGCGCGTTGCTCCAGCACTGGAACATGAAAGACAAGTATCTTGTACAAAAGGGCATTCAACTTCAGCTTCCGAATGGACGTGTGCATGATTATCGCATGCTCGTTCAGAAGAATGGTGAAGGACAATGGGAGCTTACTGGATGTGCTGGACGCATGGGTGCAGAAAAAAGCGTGACCTCCAATCTGCATGGCGGCGGTCAGGCAATAGCGATGAACCGACTCATGAAGCAATGGATCGAAGATGACGACCTCCGGGCAGAAATTAACACAACTGCAGAGACGTTTGGCATTGATGTTGCTTCGTTTCTGGAAGATACGTATGGCGACCTGTGTGAGCTGGCACTCGATTTGGCGATTGACAGAAGTGGACGTATCTACCTGCTTGAAGTTAATCCCAAACCTGCGCGTGAAGTATTCGCTCGCATCGGGGAGCGGGATATCTATTATAAAGCCATCACTCAACCGCTGGAGTATGCCTTATATGTATATCGCAACAGACCTCCCGGAATGTCCAGAAAACCAGCCATTCCCAGGCCCGTTTCGCAAAAATCCACCAGAGTAAAAAGAAAAAGGAAACTCAAATGA
- a CDS encoding DRTGG domain-containing protein: MDGQEENVTKHEQLLQHIEQLKVGSKISVRGLARELGVSEGTAYRAVKEAENFGLVVTKERIGTVRIEKRPRGMSEQLTFADVVTIVEGHVLGGNEGLTKPLHKYVIGAMKEQAMARYIDAGSLLIVGNREDAHSLALEQGAGVLITGGFGTSREVRIMADELGLPIISSRHDTFTVASMINRAIFDRLIKKKIMLVEDIIGQKPRLQVLKVTSSAADFHMLVSETGEHRFPVVDEWNRVIGIVSLKDVSELKEDQSIEKCVIRRPITASLQTSLASAAQIMTWEGIDFLPIVDRNRKLIASVTRKEVLQAMRDAQKQPQLGETFDHLIWNGFAEERGEQNELLFHGFIIPQMATDLGTISEGVLLNVMTQAGRRAAWDVTGNDHVVDNVTTYFVRPVQIEDQILVRPLILETSRRTCKMDIVVTREGSVVCKAVMTLQSIDHA; this comes from the coding sequence TTGGACGGACAGGAAGAGAACGTAACGAAGCATGAACAGTTACTTCAACATATTGAACAACTGAAGGTTGGCAGCAAAATATCAGTACGTGGTCTTGCGCGGGAGCTGGGTGTAAGTGAAGGGACAGCGTATCGTGCGGTGAAAGAGGCGGAGAACTTCGGGCTAGTCGTGACCAAGGAACGAATTGGAACGGTGCGGATCGAGAAGAGACCTCGGGGCATGTCGGAACAGTTGACCTTTGCTGATGTTGTGACCATTGTGGAAGGCCATGTGTTGGGGGGGAACGAAGGTCTCACCAAACCGCTGCACAAGTATGTGATTGGTGCGATGAAAGAACAGGCAATGGCCCGATATATTGACGCTGGGAGTCTGCTGATTGTGGGTAACCGTGAGGATGCTCACTCGCTTGCCCTCGAACAGGGGGCTGGCGTGTTGATTACGGGTGGTTTTGGGACAAGTCGTGAAGTAAGAATTATGGCTGACGAGCTTGGGCTACCGATTATTTCATCCAGACATGATACATTCACAGTGGCTTCAATGATTAACCGTGCGATCTTCGATCGGCTGATTAAGAAAAAAATTATGCTTGTTGAGGATATCATTGGTCAGAAACCTCGCTTGCAGGTATTGAAGGTGACCAGTTCAGCCGCAGATTTTCATATGTTGGTTTCAGAGACGGGTGAACATCGCTTCCCGGTGGTGGATGAATGGAACCGGGTCATCGGGATTGTGAGTCTGAAGGATGTTAGTGAGCTAAAAGAAGATCAAAGTATTGAGAAATGTGTGATACGCCGCCCGATTACGGCCTCATTGCAGACATCTCTTGCTTCTGCTGCCCAGATCATGACGTGGGAAGGCATCGATTTTCTGCCAATCGTGGATCGGAATCGCAAACTGATTGCGTCCGTCACACGCAAGGAAGTGCTTCAGGCCATGCGGGATGCACAGAAGCAACCACAACTGGGAGAGACGTTTGATCATTTGATCTGGAACGGGTTTGCCGAGGAGCGTGGTGAACAGAACGAATTGTTATTTCACGGATTCATCATTCCTCAGATGGCAACGGATCTGGGCACGATCTCCGAAGGTGTTCTGTTGAATGTGATGACACAGGCTGGCCGGCGGGCAGCGTGGGATGTTACAGGGAACGACCATGTGGTGGATAATGTAACGACGTATTTTGTTCGACCGGTACAGATTGAGGATCAGATCCTGGTTCGACCGTTAATTCTGGAAACCAGTCGTCGAACGTGCAAAATGGACATTGTGGTTACCCGTGAAGGCAGTGTGGTATGCAAAGCGGTAATGACATTGCAGTCGATTGACCATGCCTAG
- a CDS encoding YheC/YheD family protein, whose protein sequence is MFPSSQTKTLAILVRATEGSPPFTDELFCRRLSVGSIRYALQIIVIPISNDAVHLPLQWGYAYHQGKWNSVPVPAVDLIMDRCLRPISRYVRQQLKEWIPTNGTDQHRYWSASLPGKWEVHRVLSRNPDLRSQLAPTTRIGSHIPWETWLDRWPRGLFFKPVSGTHGKNTFRLSRGTTPSTWIVEGRNEDNEPFILTFNHTQAVSSWLALHQAERKMIVQPYLELSHHGRAFDIRALMQKNGQGRWTLTGCMVREGPEGSLTSNLHGGGKAYPAHAYLLQRYGTIRTETLLKSIRQTATLIPTLLESRFGRLAELGLDFGADAEGQLWLIEVNSKPGRTSFAEAGDRRMHTLTYTRPLAYARYLLQQHVLTDVIRPMKLPNTSSKAGLKPIPIHGG, encoded by the coding sequence ATGTTTCCATCATCTCAGACCAAGACACTGGCCATTCTGGTACGTGCAACCGAAGGCTCACCTCCCTTTACAGATGAACTTTTCTGCCGTCGTCTCAGTGTGGGGAGCATACGATACGCCCTTCAGATTATTGTGATCCCGATATCAAATGATGCAGTCCATCTCCCTCTTCAATGGGGATATGCCTATCATCAAGGGAAGTGGAATTCGGTACCTGTTCCTGCAGTCGATCTCATTATGGATCGTTGTCTTCGCCCAATCTCCAGGTACGTCAGACAACAGCTTAAGGAATGGATACCAACCAACGGCACAGATCAACATCGTTATTGGTCTGCTTCCCTTCCAGGAAAATGGGAGGTGCATCGTGTGTTGTCCCGAAATCCTGACTTGAGGTCACAACTTGCTCCCACAACCCGGATCGGATCACATATTCCTTGGGAAACATGGCTGGACCGTTGGCCCAGAGGACTGTTCTTCAAACCGGTATCCGGGACTCATGGCAAAAATACTTTTCGCCTGTCTCGGGGAACGACCCCATCGACATGGATCGTGGAGGGGCGTAACGAAGACAATGAGCCCTTTATTCTTACATTCAACCATACCCAGGCTGTATCTTCCTGGCTAGCATTACATCAGGCTGAGCGTAAGATGATCGTGCAGCCATATCTGGAGCTTAGCCATCATGGAAGAGCATTCGACATACGGGCTCTAATGCAAAAGAATGGGCAAGGTCGCTGGACACTTACCGGATGTATGGTACGGGAAGGACCCGAAGGTTCACTCACGTCCAATCTTCACGGTGGGGGTAAAGCATATCCTGCCCACGCATATCTGCTCCAGCGATATGGAACGATCCGCACGGAAACTCTGCTGAAGAGCATCCGGCAGACTGCTACTCTTATCCCCACCCTGCTGGAAAGCCGTTTCGGCAGGTTAGCCGAATTGGGGCTTGATTTCGGAGCAGATGCAGAGGGCCAACTCTGGCTAATTGAAGTTAACTCCAAACCAGGCCGCACCTCATTTGCAGAAGCGGGCGACCGACGCATGCATACCCTGACTTATACGCGGCCGCTTGCCTATGCCCGTTATCTGTTGCAACAACATGTTCTCACGGACGTCATTCGTCCAATGAAATTGCCGAATACATCCAGCAAAGCTGGCCTGAAACCCATCCCGATTCACGGCGGCTGA
- a CDS encoding YheC/YheD family protein, translating into MSTKKVTIQVTGSGILQDDVIMLGEGVLKALKIPSGRPLQLQFGSFRREVTVIPVPRYDGLRINQTVASKTGLVPRSVLRVSYRSASRTLRLGPYISVLVSQDYPDQPDRPFGSITMFCQELVNACRKRGAYVSFFTPEDIGAVTGYMKGWVYDDGWKKTVLPVADVVNNRLTSRKLENKPSVQHFMKEVKSLYGTQTFNEKFLDKNEVFDALKSISTLKRVLPESHLLKTSALLKTMCNRHPVVFLKPVRGSLGKGIIRVSRQTDGSFLTLATGVGGTRKQTYTSLDKLYASMSGKMKTTRYQIQQGLTLIDNSGRPVDFRALVQKNRTGKWSVTSIVARIAGGSHYVSNLARGGSLSTVKDAVAKTQLSGSAKASAYAGLHTAALDIAKGIESAIPAHFGELGIDLALDTTGRVWLLEVNSKPSKNDNTPLSESKIRPSVKAMLEYSTYLAGF; encoded by the coding sequence ATGTCCACTAAAAAAGTAACGATTCAGGTTACCGGCTCGGGCATCCTGCAGGACGACGTCATCATGCTGGGCGAAGGGGTGCTTAAGGCGCTTAAAATCCCTTCAGGAAGGCCGCTTCAGCTGCAATTTGGCTCTTTCCGCCGCGAAGTCACTGTTATTCCGGTACCAAGGTATGACGGGCTGCGCATCAATCAGACAGTTGCCAGCAAGACCGGTCTCGTTCCACGTTCGGTTCTAAGGGTATCCTATCGTTCAGCCAGCCGTACGCTTCGCCTTGGACCCTACATCAGTGTACTGGTTAGCCAGGATTATCCCGATCAGCCCGATCGGCCCTTTGGCTCCATCACGATGTTCTGTCAAGAACTGGTGAACGCCTGCCGTAAGCGAGGCGCCTATGTATCCTTTTTCACACCGGAGGATATTGGAGCGGTAACGGGTTATATGAAAGGCTGGGTGTATGATGACGGCTGGAAAAAGACTGTTCTGCCTGTAGCAGACGTCGTCAATAACCGGCTAACGTCCCGCAAGCTTGAGAACAAACCTAGCGTACAGCATTTTATGAAAGAAGTAAAATCGCTCTACGGCACGCAAACCTTCAATGAAAAGTTTCTGGACAAAAACGAAGTGTTTGACGCACTCAAGTCCATTTCAACGCTTAAACGAGTTCTTCCCGAGTCTCATTTACTCAAGACGTCCGCCCTGCTCAAGACGATGTGCAACCGACATCCGGTTGTATTTCTGAAGCCCGTACGTGGTTCTTTGGGTAAAGGGATTATCCGGGTCTCACGTCAGACGGACGGAAGCTTCCTGACTCTGGCGACTGGCGTCGGGGGCACCCGGAAACAAACGTATACTTCTCTGGATAAACTGTATGCCAGTATGTCTGGGAAAATGAAAACAACGCGTTATCAGATCCAACAAGGGCTGACTCTCATTGACAACAGTGGCAGACCCGTGGATTTCCGTGCGCTCGTGCAAAAGAACCGTACAGGTAAATGGAGTGTAACCTCCATCGTCGCCCGGATTGCAGGCGGGAGTCACTACGTATCCAATCTGGCACGGGGTGGAAGTCTCAGCACCGTCAAGGATGCTGTTGCCAAAACACAGTTGTCTGGATCAGCCAAAGCTTCCGCTTATGCAGGATTGCACACCGCAGCACTGGATATCGCAAAAGGGATTGAGAGTGCCATCCCTGCCCATTTTGGTGAACTTGGTATTGATCTGGCTCTGGACACCACTGGGCGCGTATGGCTGCTCGAAGTCAACTCCAAACCATCCAAGAATGATAATACACCACTGAGTGAGAGCAAGATCCGCCCTTCCGTCAAAGCCATGCTTGAATATTCTACGTACCTGGCGGGTTTTTGA
- a CDS encoding alginate lyase family protein — MSDFYLSATDLQRAAQYYEKHFPEEARNSLTIANRAILNEFIVPYTNDLNRWIPMGTPVDWLHNPTNDLEFTWGINRHWHMLDLGKAYLMKGNPLYVTAFIDHFRSWRQQNPVPVNLVYDEAVFFQKPGPWRLLETGLRVQSWISAYKYMEASSLIDEGFQAEFRQGLDEHAEFLTRYLGNTEINHAIMHMQGLFMIATFYHQHPRSPHWRQVAMERLELCLLHQLGEEGIQVELTTHYHNASIEMFGTPYRLGEISGHPFSAWYARCLRQMAAFTEALIRPDHQSTGIGDSDWVGDGRQRLTLLGAILDDDDLMARGTDSSECLWLLGVEKYERCLQLQASSSPALSSRAFPQTGYYVMRDKYQYLFFDAAAMGGAHGHADALNVEWMWKNQLFFTDTGRYTYEEGKWRRYFKSTRAHNTVTVDGLNQTPYLSTQQWGEPEAQATTLRWESNDSYHFIDASQDGYTHLPDPVTHRRWMLAGVEIPILLIVDWLEAEAEHTLEQRFHLHPQADIALRINEAGELTADMSYEASSITLTMQWVTAGIGKGAFELTEQPGWVSEVYGSKSETSVIQGKTDFSGKVGILTLCLPADHIDQVTCVTTCQLEPDLMRLALSYVQGEEKGYIVIDNDTLQWTKEQK, encoded by the coding sequence ATGAGCGATTTTTACCTTTCGGCAACGGATCTGCAACGGGCTGCCCAATATTATGAAAAACATTTTCCGGAAGAAGCCCGAAATTCGCTCACAATTGCCAATCGTGCCATCCTGAATGAATTTATCGTTCCTTATACCAACGATCTGAATCGCTGGATTCCGATGGGGACACCTGTGGACTGGCTTCACAACCCGACCAATGATCTGGAGTTCACATGGGGCATCAATCGACACTGGCATATGCTCGATCTGGGCAAGGCGTATCTGATGAAGGGCAATCCGCTATATGTAACAGCATTTATTGACCACTTCCGTAGCTGGAGACAGCAAAACCCGGTACCTGTAAATCTGGTTTATGACGAGGCTGTGTTCTTTCAAAAACCCGGTCCGTGGCGCCTGCTGGAGACGGGACTACGTGTGCAGTCCTGGATATCGGCATATAAATATATGGAAGCGAGTTCGCTGATAGACGAAGGCTTTCAGGCGGAGTTCCGACAAGGTCTGGACGAGCACGCCGAGTTTTTGACCCGTTACCTCGGCAACACGGAAATCAATCATGCCATTATGCATATGCAAGGCTTGTTCATGATCGCTACGTTCTACCACCAGCACCCGCGAAGTCCACACTGGCGTCAAGTGGCGATGGAACGTCTTGAGCTGTGTTTGCTACATCAGTTGGGTGAAGAGGGAATACAGGTTGAACTGACAACACATTACCACAATGCCAGCATCGAGATGTTTGGCACCCCGTATCGGTTGGGTGAGATTTCAGGACATCCCTTCTCGGCATGGTATGCCCGCTGTCTACGCCAAATGGCAGCATTTACTGAGGCGCTGATCCGACCAGATCATCAGTCTACGGGTATTGGTGATTCGGATTGGGTTGGCGATGGACGACAACGACTGACCCTGCTTGGAGCGATCCTGGACGATGATGATTTGATGGCTCGCGGAACGGATAGCTCGGAGTGTCTTTGGTTGCTGGGTGTGGAGAAATATGAGCGATGCCTCCAACTACAGGCTTCTTCTTCTCCGGCTTTGTCGAGCCGGGCTTTTCCGCAGACAGGATATTATGTTATGAGGGACAAGTATCAATATCTTTTTTTTGATGCGGCTGCCATGGGTGGAGCACACGGACATGCAGATGCGCTGAATGTGGAGTGGATGTGGAAGAATCAGCTTTTCTTCACGGACACCGGACGTTATACGTATGAAGAAGGGAAATGGCGTCGGTATTTCAAAAGTACGCGGGCGCACAATACCGTCACCGTGGATGGTCTGAATCAGACACCTTATCTCTCCACACAGCAATGGGGTGAACCGGAGGCTCAGGCCACAACGTTACGTTGGGAGAGCAATGACAGCTATCATTTCATTGATGCTTCACAGGATGGATATACACATTTGCCAGATCCAGTTACACATCGCCGGTGGATGCTGGCAGGGGTGGAGATCCCTATACTACTAATTGTGGATTGGCTGGAGGCAGAAGCAGAGCATACGCTGGAGCAACGTTTTCACCTGCATCCGCAAGCGGATATTGCGTTGAGAATCAATGAAGCTGGAGAATTGACGGCGGATATGAGCTATGAGGCATCTTCCATAACGCTGACGATGCAATGGGTTACGGCAGGCATCGGGAAGGGAGCCTTCGAGTTGACAGAGCAGCCCGGCTGGGTATCTGAGGTGTATGGTTCCAAGTCGGAAACATCGGTCATTCAGGGCAAGACTGATTTCTCGGGAAAAGTGGGTATTCTGACGTTGTGCCTGCCTGCGGATCATATTGACCAGGTTACATGTGTTACCACATGCCAACTAGAACCTGACCTGATGAGATTGGCATTATCTTATGTGCAAGGTGAGGAAAAAGGGTATATTGTGATTGACAACGACACGCTGCAATGGACGAAAGAACAGAAATAA
- a CDS encoding YheC/YheD family protein translates to MTLHDDFKPVIAVLTMHDKQRMFRGNHQNFQDILQTGESMGYVVYIVTVRDLNVSGPTVKGYTYNKGSGKWVSQPFPLPHVLYNRIPNREDEGKPSVQRKIDECMQSGIELYNPFFFNKWDLFEWLKKSKSTQQLIPYTRRMRSASSLGAVLRAYPYLYLKPESGKAGKGIMMLKFQEKERLPYRLKIQTTRKSTTYKAATLAKLWARIRKETGHTPYIMQQGIELASSRKRPFDLRVLVQKNTKGQWSVTGVGARLAGSRSITTHVPRGGSVEDPEKLLTELFGEEMSTTLMKRVKSTSLMIARQVERGSGFTLGEMSMDLGIDDLGELWFFEANAKPMKFDEPQIRRRSLERIFHYSAYLARQSKR, encoded by the coding sequence ATGACCCTTCATGATGATTTCAAACCTGTCATTGCTGTTTTGACCATGCATGATAAACAGCGTATGTTCAGGGGAAATCATCAAAATTTTCAGGATATCTTACAGACAGGCGAGAGCATGGGATACGTGGTGTACATTGTAACTGTTCGGGATCTGAATGTGAGTGGTCCCACCGTGAAAGGATATACGTACAACAAGGGGAGTGGAAAGTGGGTTTCACAACCTTTCCCCCTTCCCCATGTTCTGTACAATCGTATTCCCAACCGGGAAGACGAAGGAAAACCTTCCGTTCAGCGCAAAATTGACGAATGCATGCAATCCGGAATCGAACTGTATAACCCCTTCTTTTTCAACAAATGGGATCTGTTCGAATGGCTGAAGAAGTCCAAATCCACTCAGCAACTGATCCCTTATACTCGGCGGATGCGAAGTGCTTCTTCTCTGGGTGCGGTTCTACGGGCGTATCCCTATCTGTACCTTAAGCCCGAGAGCGGCAAAGCTGGCAAAGGAATCATGATGCTTAAATTTCAGGAAAAAGAACGGCTTCCCTACCGACTCAAAATACAAACCACACGTAAAAGCACAACCTATAAAGCAGCTACACTTGCCAAGTTATGGGCACGAATTCGCAAAGAAACGGGACATACGCCCTATATCATGCAACAAGGCATTGAACTGGCATCCTCTCGTAAACGCCCCTTCGATTTGCGTGTTCTTGTACAAAAGAACACCAAGGGCCAATGGAGCGTAACCGGTGTAGGAGCGCGACTTGCTGGCTCCCGCAGCATTACTACTCATGTGCCGCGCGGCGGGAGCGTAGAAGACCCTGAGAAGCTGCTGACCGAGCTTTTTGGAGAAGAAATGTCAACGACCCTGATGAAACGTGTGAAATCCACTTCATTAATGATCGCAAGACAGGTAGAACGCGGATCAGGTTTTACACTCGGAGAAATGTCCATGGATCTGGGCATTGATGATCTGGGGGAACTCTGGTTCTTCGAAGCCAATGCAAAGCCCATGAAGTTTGATGAACCACAGATCAGACGGCGATCATTGGAACGTATATTTCACTACAGCGCTTATCTTGCCCGTCAGTCCAAACGATGA
- a CDS encoding YlbF family regulator gives MNIYDKANDLAKALRESSEVEEITSAMKLIEADPDAKAMLDNFRDQQMELQQRMMSGDMPAPDEMEKMEKLFEVLSLNLNIRRLFDAERRLSVIIEDVNKIIADSLGHLYGGAEA, from the coding sequence GTGAACATTTATGACAAAGCCAATGATTTGGCCAAAGCACTGAGAGAAAGCAGCGAGGTGGAAGAGATTACTTCCGCGATGAAGCTGATTGAAGCTGATCCGGATGCAAAAGCAATGCTGGATAACTTCCGTGATCAACAAATGGAACTGCAACAACGTATGATGAGCGGCGATATGCCAGCTCCGGATGAGATGGAGAAAATGGAGAAATTGTTTGAAGTACTGAGCTTGAATCTGAATATCCGTCGCTTGTTTGACGCGGAGCGTCGCCTCAGTGTCATCATTGAAGACGTGAATAAAATTATTGCTGATAGCCTGGGTCATCTGTACGGTGGCGCTGAAGCGTAA
- a CDS encoding YheC/YheD family protein: protein MSLTFCNLHFTKQPDKVVYVSNALMKSLNLSGKKTVHLRFGRDRVPATIKPIKKAGKHLYLASGIRNMMNVPKRGSIYLRNLQNDEVQLGPLIGVLSDGPATSTNPFGSRTGFIKQLLREGSRKSYIYAFTPRDINWQNETVSGFFLNENGSFTRRTVPLPDVVYNRLPSRRSDFSPAINQLRERFVRRKIPFFNWSFFNKSDIYTLLENEPAAGRYIPESITNPSVEQMKEMLERHQFVYYKPTAGSLGNGIYRLTYSPKRGYFARYRKKGGNALLRFGSFNSLMRMLQGRHGKQLRGYVVQQGIRLIEIDECPIDFRFHMHKNGNNQWVVVGIGAKKAGRGSVTTHIKNGGSLMTPEQALSRNFGDRAGEVLQHAKSVAITLAQAIETQHQHLIGEIGFDLGIDQEEHVWMFEANAKPGRSIFRHPSLRVEGKSSVEHILEHCLYLSKFRKKEEI from the coding sequence ATGAGTTTGACCTTTTGCAATCTGCATTTCACCAAGCAACCGGATAAAGTGGTTTATGTATCCAACGCTTTAATGAAGAGCCTCAACCTGTCCGGCAAAAAAACGGTGCACCTTCGCTTCGGGCGTGACCGGGTACCTGCAACGATCAAACCAATCAAAAAAGCAGGTAAACATCTGTATCTCGCTTCAGGTATCCGTAATATGATGAACGTTCCGAAACGGGGCAGTATTTATCTCCGGAATTTGCAAAATGATGAGGTCCAGTTAGGTCCACTGATCGGCGTACTCTCTGATGGGCCTGCGACGAGCACGAATCCATTCGGTTCCCGTACTGGTTTCATCAAACAGTTACTCCGTGAAGGCAGCCGAAAATCCTATATTTATGCCTTTACTCCCCGGGATATCAATTGGCAGAATGAGACGGTATCCGGTTTTTTTCTGAATGAAAACGGAAGCTTTACCCGCAGAACGGTACCTCTGCCCGATGTTGTCTACAACCGATTGCCGAGCAGACGCTCAGACTTCTCACCAGCAATCAACCAGCTGCGGGAACGATTTGTTCGCCGAAAAATTCCGTTCTTCAACTGGAGCTTCTTCAACAAATCGGATATCTATACGTTGCTGGAGAACGAGCCGGCAGCAGGACGGTATATCCCTGAATCGATTACCAACCCGTCGGTGGAACAGATGAAGGAAATGTTGGAACGCCATCAGTTTGTCTACTATAAACCTACTGCCGGAAGTCTGGGGAACGGGATCTACCGCCTGACTTATTCGCCGAAACGTGGATATTTCGCACGTTATCGCAAAAAAGGCGGTAATGCACTCCTGCGTTTTGGGTCCTTCAACAGTCTGATGCGCATGCTTCAGGGAAGACATGGCAAACAGCTACGCGGATATGTCGTTCAGCAGGGAATACGTCTAATTGAGATTGATGAATGTCCAATTGATTTTCGTTTTCACATGCACAAAAATGGTAACAATCAATGGGTTGTTGTCGGAATTGGAGCCAAAAAGGCAGGACGTGGCAGCGTCACAACACACATCAAAAATGGCGGCTCCCTAATGACTCCTGAGCAGGCGCTCAGTCGCAACTTCGGCGATCGTGCGGGAGAAGTTCTTCAGCATGCCAAATCCGTCGCTATTACACTGGCCCAGGCGATTGAAACCCAGCACCAGCATCTGATTGGTGAGATTGGCTTTGATCTGGGCATTGATCAGGAGGAACATGTATGGATGTTCGAAGCGAACGCCAAACCCGGGCGCTCCATTTTCCGTCACCCTTCACTCCGGGTGGAGGGCAAATCGTCGGTGGAGCACATCTTGGAACACTGCCTGTATTTGAGCAAGTTCCGGAAGAAGGAAGAGATTTGA
- a CDS encoding cupin domain-containing protein — protein sequence MIINHKSIDAHIVNETSSRKILGMGGTLMMVEVTFAKGGIGEVHSHDAHEQVSYIVKGSFEVQVGEETCILKAGDSFYAGYNVPHGVKALEDSVILDVFTPFRQDFLEASQ from the coding sequence ATGATTATTAATCATAAGTCTATCGATGCACATATCGTGAACGAAACGAGTTCCCGGAAGATCTTGGGTATGGGCGGTACATTAATGATGGTGGAGGTTACCTTTGCTAAAGGTGGTATTGGAGAAGTTCACTCCCATGATGCGCACGAGCAGGTCAGCTACATCGTCAAAGGTAGCTTTGAGGTACAGGTCGGTGAAGAAACTTGCATCTTAAAAGCAGGGGACAGCTTCTATGCTGGTTATAACGTCCCGCATGGGGTCAAGGCACTGGAGGACTCCGTCATTCTGGATGTGTTTACCCCGTTCCGTCAGGATTTCCTTGAGGCGTCCCAATGA
- a CDS encoding YtpI family protein, giving the protein MFIDVLKYALIAIFAVAMVFAALNSIRSHRSSDATSAGLYRSWTNIWMGGMLVVLALILMFVFTGSTLSVIVEALFLIMGAYNVFAGIRNRSYYARLQQRSSNGSGKTSGQSA; this is encoded by the coding sequence GTGTTCATTGATGTACTCAAATATGCTCTAATCGCCATCTTTGCTGTTGCCATGGTTTTTGCAGCGTTAAACAGTATTCGTTCACACAGAAGTTCGGATGCTACCAGCGCCGGTCTGTACCGTTCGTGGACAAATATCTGGATGGGTGGCATGCTTGTCGTGCTTGCCCTGATCCTGATGTTTGTCTTCACGGGCTCCACTTTATCTGTGATTGTGGAAGCGCTATTTCTGATTATGGGTGCGTACAATGTATTTGCCGGAATACGTAACCGCAGTTATTATGCGCGGCTTCAACAACGGTCCAGTAACGGATCAGGTAAAACCTCCGGACAATCTGCATGA